The segment CAtttgttttggttatttttgtaATAGGGAATGTACTTGCATTTCTTAGGAGCTTTTAATCCTCAAAAGAATTAGAATATTATAATCCGTTCATCGGAAACCACTTGCAAACCAAAGAATGGCCTTGTATTTGCCTCTGTATCGTGTTATGTTTTGTAAAGTGACTCTCAGTGGATGATGTTAAGGCAAATGAGTTGCTTCTGCCagagatgggaacaaacttCCAAACCATTCACATTCTCCGGCCATCGCCGTTCATTTGAGATGTTTGCAAAttttggaactacttgagtTGAGCAATGGGAAAGTAAAGCTTTCATCAACTGAGGATTCTTAATTGCCCTGAGACCACAAAGCAGGGCAGtatttgctgatgggctgagccttTCCTAAAGATCCtttcgggctgccttagacacttggggccagggattccttccaaccagggccactttgggtgggctgggcatggccccagggcaggtggcagtgtgtgcaagggccctttgtgacacgctgcagcacggtcaccCTGGCATGGAATGGAAGAGCGTGTCCTTTGTGACatgtggtgacataggagctgacAGTGACAGGAGCACGGCacagtgcacagagcaggcgacaggacaggacgggacagagcggtgctgtgaggagcccctgCACAGCGCACTCGTTCGTGTCTGACCCGGAGCTTTTCTGTGGCgttgttcctgctgctggcctcgTGGCCAGACTGTGGCATTTGGTGACCTGAATAATTTTGAGGAATctctgtcattgtggcaggagccctcaagaccagagtgcaggacttgctgtcctacATCTTTCCTGAGGCTTCTCTGACTCAGGTGCCTTCAAGGCACAACTGCAATTGCTGACCTGGCAATATCCTGAGGATACTCTCTTGAAGGTGCCTTCAAGGCTGGATGCTGCAATGGCTGGCAGATTTCCTGGCCTGTTGAAGGTgttcagggggaaaaataaaaaaggcccTGCAGCTACCCCAGCACAACAGCCTGAAGAGCCGGAGCGgatccagacactgcaggatggtgagtggcagagctgggccacagggctGATGGCTGGCAGCCAGTGTGGGcccatcccatgccatcccatcccatcccatggcatcccatcccatcccatcccatcccatcccatcccatcccatcccatcccatcccatcccatcccatcccatcccatcccatcccatcccatcccatgccatcccatgccatcccatcccatgccatcccatcccatcccctggggacatgcccatggacaggaggGAAGCGGGGCGgggcagacaccccgcagtggccgtgctccatccccctggggcatcccggagctgtccctgcctgggagcgcagggctgggctgtgttctccggcctctcccgcagcccctcagctctggctgcgctcgctctttgccagatgcatcCCTGGACGGGACACAAGCGCAGAAACCCGGCCGTGGCCGCTTCCACAGAAACCTgaaggtacctgcagccatcccagccaggggctgggcctgctgtccctgctcagccgagcactaCGCTTGAAGCATGCCATGGATCGTCCCTGGATTCCCTGTCCTTTGTTCTCCCGCAGATGTTCCGgaagtttctgcgcattcagcGCAGAGAGACCGGGAGCAGTGCAGCTGAGGGCCCCGCCAAGCCTGACTCCGGGCTGACcgagctccaggcagagcctgatgtcagcctggattcaGCTGAGCTCCCAGAAGACTTGGACACCTCAGAGACTGAAATCTGGGCAAAGGCTCTTCTCACAACAATGACTGAGGATGCAGTCATCACAAACAGTGACATTGAAGAGAGTGAGGGCATGACAAATACTGGCACCTCACCTGCCCCCACTGTTATTCATACTGCCCCTATGGAATTTTTcgaggagagtgctgttccttCTCAGCAGCAGGTAAGCAGCCCGGGGTCAGGCCTGGAGGCCTCCCAGGACCGTGTGTCCCCTCAAGCCATTGTCACTGGGGCCCCTCAGGCTTTGAGGCCAGCACAGCGTGGCGGGAAGGGAAGTACTTCTTGGGGGAAGCTGGAGAAATTGCAGCCGCTGGACAGCGCTCCAAGTCTCTCCCATGCCTTTTCCAGGTGCCAGCCATTGTAAGGAACATCCACCAGAGGCTGGTGTCCCATGACACTGTGGATGCCaggctgcaaactgacattgtgaggctggctgaGGAACATCCTGTTGACGTGGTGCTGACCCTCCTGCGCTGTGCCCCaacgtgtgacaggtacggggcccacatgccttgagagctcagggctcaccagcctttagggcccgtggcccatcacagcctgtccaatgggctctgccagacaggcagagagctccaggaccctggggcccctctctttgcccagcctgctgccagtgctccctccctgcccctcagggcaccggggctctgtcacctgtgcccccacagctgcacagggcatggtactgtgactgagacacccctgacacagagccctgatcccacagagctgctgcaatcaTGTGGAAAAGCATAGGATCAGTGGGACCAGCACTGGAGAAAGTGCTGCCAACACTGCTGTGTGTGATGGAGGACTGGCCTGTGCACAGCGCATCCACCTCCGATGGGGATGACACAGatgtctttgccctggctgtgagttgcTGGAACTGGTCTCTTCTCAGCCCccggctgcctctccagcagctctccatcctctccctgcctcagtcactgggctgaaacctgggctagggccaggctcaggggccaccaggcccactgctccccctgcatctgcccTTGGGCCCTGACCCAAggacacctgggcactgagCGCCATTTGGGGCTGCTTcttttgcaggcaactctggtgatctggGTGATTGTGTCTGAATGCCACAAGGCCATGATCCCTTATTCTGGGCGActgtttgtggctctgctcttccatattgtcatcaccacacagcagatgccaccagaggaagCTGGGCACTTTTGGAAAGCATGTCGGGAGGAACACCGCCTTCCCAGGaagcccagcaggtcccagtcctcctgtccttcccatgcccttgtggccagtgccagtgctcccagtgtgacctgggctttgctctgcacacaggtttgcagtgcaggccatgaaggctctgctctacCGCCTGCGGTGTGACAAGGAGGTGATGGCTGTGGAGCGCAAGcgtggctgggacacgctgctgcgtgctcacacccagcactatgccgtgggtctgctggccaggtgagacccccttctcctccacgCTTCCCTCAacatttgtgccctgtgcctgggtgcccccacacagtccctgtggtcatgggccagagggccttgACACCGAGGGACGGCCAAGGaaactggaaaaggctgggagaggagggtgtcCCAAAGGGACCACCTCCCACAGCGCTCACATTCCCTCCAGGgagtctggggaaagaccagacctcCGTGAGTCcgtcctggcagaggtttggtccccccacctcaaggtcttggtgcctttttcctccttccagggagatgcgccgtatCTTTATCCCCTTTTGTTCCCTCATTGCATTACATCTACTGAAAGAGCTCCACAGGGCGGACCCATACTGGGATCTGCCCTTCCTGGcattccttgtggaggtgagcctgctggccagcactgcctcgctgagctgcctcccagctctctgccctctggtagccgcagctgcctgggacggtgcccgtgcccgtgccctgtgctgctgcctgggcccagccctgtgcggttccgggtcccctgtcactgccctgtgcccttCAGGTCTTTGAGTGCTTGGACTTGTGTAAATGTGGTGACAGCATACTGGAGATCATGTCAAGGTGCCTGCAgagcgagtgcagggagaggcgtcgcctggcGCTCAGGGCCCTcatggtgctcagcaaggatcccttgagggtgagaagggggcagagGCTGGAGTTGTGAGGGCAGTGTCGGCTTGGGGAATGCAGTTGATTTGACTTGGCTGAgcttcagcagctgaggcagctgctcccatctctcctgcctcacctgccccagtgctttggggcaggcctttggcctgtgggccctgcagcagcagggtggggtcGCAGTGCCCGGGCGCTGTTGGCGCTGCAGCTGTCCAtggcctcccagctcagccttgtgttccacacaggccagaaGAATGTGCAGTCTGTCTAAAAACcttgtggagctgctgggtgatgcagaTGGATATGTTGTCAGCATGACCCTCTCTGTGCTCACAAATATACTTGAGAATGACCACATCCTGATatccagcaccactgccccgcagctggctgaggcactcctgccactctttgactgTGTAAGGCCACGGTTGCTGCCCAGAAATTTTGTGGATTTTCAGGACTTTGCCATGTGGGCTTGGAAAAATTGGGGTTgagatattttcctttcttccaggacgaCATCCAtatgcagctgctctccctaaACCTCTTCTTCAAGGTGATGGACTTGGtagtgaagaaaggaaaaaagcccctgAAGAGAATTGTGAaacagagcctgctgccactcttcttTCATTGCCATGATGCGAACGAGCGTGTGGCAAAAGTGAGGTTTTGTGTGATGCTGATGCCTCCCTGGAAGGGGTCTCCTGGTTGGCCTCTCCCGGGCTCCAGCCTTCTGCTCCCAGTCTTGCCACGGATGCAAGGCCTGTTCTTTGGGTTGCGGTGgcagctccatgtctctgctcCTCTTTAGGCCTCTCGTGAATTGCTGCTTTGTGTGGTAAGGTTCCTGAGGAGAAGGAAGCTCAAGCAACTACTTAAGAGGGAGAAGATGTTGAAGTTTGGCACCAGCCTGGTAAGAAGGGCCTGGaagccccaggctcagcctggagaaggcccctgagcgtggggctcagtgtgcggggctggcagctgtgcccctgcccgctgctgcagccagaggccgcgcgggctcttctccaggctgctgtgggccgagctgggtgcccatggagccccggcgcggcggggctgcggggcggccccgcggctccccgggcagcagccggccctctgccccctgcggagcccggcgccagcggctgctggccgcgcctcagggctgtgcgggcaggggaggccggggctgggcgcagggagcgcccgccacaggggctgagcccgcgccgagccttctctgctgccgctctctgcagctggcagaggacacgagccgagcggccgagcagctgcgccgggcccagCGCTACCTCCAGAGCccacaggagcccctgcgagaggcggccatcaggttcatgggtgagccacgaggccgggctccctccccggcccgccgcagctcggccccagccccgcccgctgccccggcagcgccatccgggcccggcgccgtgcagccccgcctggcccgggcgctgctgccgccctctggcagccgtgcccttgggcggcagcgtgcggcaagggcccgggctgagccctgccgggccagcagggcgtgtggccgcagcgctggcagcgccgctggcagggagctgtgccgctggcagcgccgtgacaggctctgccTTCACAGGGTCTGCCAGGGTATCCATGAGGGGACAGAAGGAAGTCCTCGAGGTCCTCAATGAGGGTGAGTTCGGGCAGTGGGCTGACATTGGTGACTCATGGGGAGAGctgcaatccctgccctggctgcgcTGAGCTTCGCTCCCTGTGTGGATGTGGGGTGGTGTGAGCAGGccacacacagatttcagggaCATGGGCTGGGGTCTTCGTGTGTAGCCCTTGGGGGGAGATCCTGTTGGCCCTTCCTCTCTTCTGGCCGATGCAAGAGCTGAGTGGGACACTCTTGGCAGGagggtctcctaggattcccgCAGATGTGCGCCCTCACTGTGGCTCTCTTCCTCTCTGTTCCAGCCATTCACACCCGGAAGAAAGGCTGTACATCCCACTGTAGCAGGAATATTCAAGCACAGTTTACAAGTCGAGTTGAAGAATTAAGTTCATCTTCAGGATCCAGTGAATCAGTGTCCTAAGAATAGCACCAGGAGATGCTGAAGAGGACACCATCTCCACTGCCACTGGAACCCCACGCACAGCTGATAATTGGTACAGCGGAGCCTGTGGGACACTGGTCTGGCTTCAGCCAACTCCCTGCCTgtagatagctccctccctccagctttCACACCGTGTCGACCCTCCCCGCTTTGGTCCATTCCAGTTCATCCCTTTGCTTCGCCTGccattaataaacagtttggcttcttcatTTTGCCTGCATCCCGGTGGAGCTGAAGCGCCGCAAAtgcggggccctgggacacacaggcccctgctgccgttctcttccacgccgtgttttgtgcacaggaacgagggcaggtcaggctggcacggtccccgtgctgaaggtgcagttccacaaccctgtgcggttacagatcttgctgagcacacggaaggccagcagtggcacaaggagcctgggTGTCAGGAGTGaagtcgtgtctaaggccctgccacatttgatctgctgttgtgcacgtcagcaagacAATGAAGAACAGGCAGTGAAGGAAGCCTTATGggtgaactggtgggaatgtgacccttaaGAGagacaatggattggtcaatccatgggaagttaacctgtgaaagaggaacaatACCCAATGGAGCTGTGTTTGGCATGGAGGTGGCATCACAAGCCATTGCAGCCTCTTCTCACGCGCTGACCAAGCATGAGACGACGTTATAACAGGAAAAACTCCGctccagaggaggagatgtcaggcctggttgtGGGGTGGAGGGATGAGAGGGACAACATGCATGTCCTTCTGATGgaggggatgccctgaatgtgggtggcctgcctgcccctcccattgcagcaccatgctgagatcccctgagaggagcccagtgctccttgctcctctctgctgacacgtcAGCCTTTGGCTGGGTTCGGgatggccctggctgtgtgagggctgcTACGTGGACAtgagacagccggtcctgtgccgctgggtgccagcagtgcctcgcagcagtcctgcatccacgtcaggatgctggccaagagaggccctggaagctgaggcacatgATTTGAAGCTTTTGCAGCTACAAACAGGTCAAGGCCAGTGGTgctccctcaggatacagcagtcctgagGGGTCTCCCAAGAGTGGCCTGATGCCACCCACTCCTTGTGGCACCAGCTGCTTTCCTGTGGAATGTTCTACTTCCgccaagaggaaagaggcagctggagaaagagcttgccaggctgctctccatcctttagcagcagccctggctgagtggagaagtcccagGCGAGCGCAAATGTGCCAATGGAATAGCCGTGCTCAGGAAGGCTCAGTGGGAAGGATGAgccaggaaccatgggcctggcagcctgagcttgctGATGGgcaaggccttggagcagatcctcctgagtGCCATCCCACGGCatgtgcagggaaccagggggtctgctggaggctgggaaagctctgcggagggacggggacagctgggggtgctggcggggtgttgagggctcctgtgCGGGTGTTTGGGGGGGTTGGTGTTGGGGGGCATGTTGGGGAAGGAGTTGTCTGGAAGGTGAGAGGTCTCGGCTGGAATTTGAGTCACTTTGGAGGCAGCATGTGTGCTTTGGCCCAGCTTTGGTTATGGAGGGCAAAAAGAATAGCTGTGACTATTTCTtgattctcctgcagggaacaaGAAGGGAGAACTGTAATTTATTGGCAACTTAGTTATATGCACTGGGAAAGATTGGCCCTTTTGCCATCTACTCAtttgttttggttatttttgtaATAGGGAATGTACTTGCATTTCTTAGGAGCTTTTAATCCTCAAAAGAATTAGAATATTATAATCCGTTCATCGGAAACCACTTGCAAACCAAAGAATGGCCTTGTATTTGCCTCTGTATCGTGTTATGTTTTGTAAAGTGACTCTCAGTGGATGATGTTAAGGCAAATGAGTTGCTTCTGCCagagatgggaacaaacttCCAAACCATTCACATTCTCCGGCCATTGCCGTTCATTTGAGATGTTTGCAAAttttggaactacttgagtTGAGCAATGGGAAAGTAAAGCTTTCATCAACTGAGGATTCTTAATTGCCCTGAGACCACAAAGCAGGGCAGtatttgctgatgggctgagccttTCCTAAAGATCCtttcgggctgccttagacacttggggccagggattccttccaaccagggccactttgggtgggctgggcatggccccagggcaggtggcagtgtgtgcaagggccctttgtgacacactgCAGCACGGTCACCCTGGCATGGAATGGAacagtgtgtcctttgtgacacgtggtgacataggagctggcaGCGACAAGAGCACGGCacagtgcacagagcaggcgccgggacaggacaggacagagcggtgctgtgaggagcccctgCACAGTGCACTCGTTCGTGTCCGACCCGGAGCTTTTCTGTGGCgttgttcctgctgctggcctcgTGGCCAGACTGTGGCATTTGGTGACCTGAATCATTTTGAGGAATctctgtcattgtggcaggagccctcaaGACCAGAGTGCAGGACTTGGTGTCCTACACCTTTCCTGAGGCTTCTCTGACTCAGGTGCCTTCAAGGCACGACTGCAATTGCTGACCTGGCAATATCCTGAGGATACTCTCTTGAAGGTGCCTTCAAGGCTGGATGCTGCAATGGCTGGCAGATTTCCTGGCCTGTTGAAGGTgttcagggggaaaaataaaaaaggcccTGCAGCTACCCCAGCACAACAGCCTGAAGAGCCGGAGCGgatccagacactgcaggatggtgagtggcagagctgggccacagggctGGTGGCTGGCAGCCAGTGTGGGcccatcccatgccatcccatcccatgccatcccatcccatgccatcccatggcatcccatcccatgccatcccatgccatgccatgccatcccatcccatgccatcccatcccatcccctggggacatgcccatggacaggaggGAAGCGGGGCAgggcagacaccccgcagtggccgtgctccatccccctggggcaacccggagctgtccctgcctgggagcgcagggctgggctgtgttctccggcctctcccgcagcccctcagctctggctgcgctcgctctttgccagatgcatcCCTGGACGGGACACAAGCGCAGAAACCCGGCCGTGGCCGCTTCCACAGAACCCTgaaggtacctgcagccatcccagccaggggctgggcctgctgtccctgctcagccgagcactaCGCTTGAAGCATGCCATGGATCGTCCCTGGATTCCCTGTCCTTTGTTCTCCCGCAGATGTTCCGgaagtttctgcgcattcagcGCAGAGAGACCGGGAGCAGTGCAGCTGAGGGCCCCGCCAAGCCTGACTCCGGGCTGACcgagctccaggcagagcctgatgtcagcctggattcaGCTGAGCTCCCAGAAGACTTGGACACCTCAGAGACTGAAATCTGGGCAACGGCTCTTCTCACAACAATGACTGAGGATGCAGTCATCACAAACAGTGACATTGAAGAGAGTGAGGGCATGACAAATACTGGCACCTCACCCGCCCCCACTGTTATTCATACTGCCCCTATGGAATTTTTcgaggagagtgctgttccttCTCAGCAGCAGGTAAGCAGCCCGGGGTCAGGCCTGGAGGCCTCCCAGAACCGTGTGTCCCCTCAAGCCATTGTCACTGGGGCCCCTCAGGCTTTGAGGCCAGCACAGCgtggtgggaagggaagcactTCTTGGGGGAAGCTGGAGAAATTGCAGCCGCTGGACAGCGCTCCAAGTCTCTCCCATGCCTTTTCCAGGTGCCAGCCATTGTAAGGAACATCCACCAGAGGCTGGTGTCCCATGACACTGTGGATGCCaggctgcaaactgacattgtgaggctggctgaGGAACATCCTGTTGACGTGGTGCTGACCCTCCTGCGCTGTGCCCCaacgtgtgacaggtacggggcccacatgccttgagagctcagggctcaccagcctttagggcccgtggcccatcacagcctgtccaatgggctctgccagacaggcagagagctccaggaccctggggcccctctctttgcccagcctgctgccagtgctccctccctgcccctcagggcaccggggctctgtcacctgtgcccccacagctgcacagggcatggtactgtgactgagacacccctgacacagagccctgatcccacagagctgctgcaatcaTGTGGAAAAGCATAGGATCAGTGGGACCAGCACTGGAGAAAGTGCTGCCAACACTGCTGTGTGTGATGGAGGACTGGCCTGTGCACAGCGCATCCACCTCCGATGGGGATGACACAGatgtctttgccctggctgtgagttgcTGGAACTGGTCTCTTCTCAGCCCccggctgcctctccagcagctctccatcctctccctgcctcagtcactgggctgaaacctgggctagggccaggctcaggggccaccaggcccactgctccccctgcatctgcccTTGGGCCCTGACCCAAggacacctgggcactgagCGCCGTTTGGGGCTGCTTcttttgcaggcaactctggtgatctggGTGATTGTGTCTGAATGCCACAAGGCCATGATCCCTTATTCTGGGCGActgtttgtggctctgctcttccatattgtcatcaccacacagcagatgccaccagaggaagCTGGGCACTTTTGGAAAGCATGTCGGGAGGAACACCGCCTTCCCAGGaagcccagcaggtcccagtcctcctgtccttcccatgcccttgtggccagtgccagtgctcccagtgtgacctgggctttgctctgcacacaggtttgcagtgcaggccatgaaggctctgctctacCGCCTGCGGTGTGACAAGGAGGTGATGGCTGTGGAGCGCAAGcgtggctgggacacgctgctgcgtgctcacacccagcactatgccgtgggtctgctggccaggtgagacccccttctcctccacgCTGCCCTCAacatttgtgccctgtgcccgggtgcccccacacagtccctgtggtcatgggccagagggccttgACACCGAGGGACGGCCAAGGaaactggaaaaggctgggagaggagggggtCCCAAAGGGACCACCTCCCACAGCGCTCACATTCCCTCCAGGgagtctggggaaagaccagacctcCGTGAGTCcgtcctggcagaggtttggtccccccacctcaaggtcttggtgcctttttcctccttccagggagatgcgccgtatCTTTATCCCCTTTTGTTCCCTCATTGCATTACATCTACTGAAGGAGCTCCACAGGGCGGACCCATACTGGGATCTGCCCTTCCTGGcattccttgtggaggtgagcctggtggccagcactgcccccctgagctgcctcccagctctctgccctctggtagccgcagctgcctgggacggtgcccgtgccctgtgctgctgcctgggcccagccctgtgcggttccgggtcccctgtcactgccctgtgcccttCAGGTCTTTGAGTGCTTGGACTTGTGTAAATGTGGTGACAGCATACTGGAGATCATGTCAAGGTGCCTGCAgagcgagtgcagggagaggcgtcgcctggcGCTCAGGGCCCTcatggtgctcagcaaggatcccttgagggtgagaagggggcagagGCTGGAGTTGTGAGGGCAGTGTCGGGTTGGGGAATGCAGTTGATTTGACTTGGCTGAgcttcagcagctgaggcagctgctcccatctctcctgcctcaccggccccagtgctttggggcaggcctttggcctgtgggccctgcagcagcagggtggggtcGCAGTGCCCGGGCGCTGTTGGCGGTGCAGCTGTCCAtggcctcccagctcagccttgtgttccacacaggccagaaGAATGTGCAGTCTGTCTAAAAACcttgtggagctgctgggtgatgcagaTGGATATGTTGTCAGCATGACCCTCTCTGTGCTCACAAATATACTTGAGAATGACCACATCCTGATatccagcaccactgccccgcagctggctgaggcactcctgccactctttgactgTGTAAGGCCACGGTTGCTGCCCAGAAATTTTGTGGATTTTCAGGACTTTGCCATGTGGGCTTGGAAAAATTGGGGTTgagatattttcctttcttccaggacgaCATCCAtatgcagctgctctccctaaACCTCTTCTTCAAGGTGATGGACTTGGtagtgaagaaaggaaaaaagcccctgAAGAGAATTGTGAaacagagcctgctgccactcttcttTCATTGCCATGATGCGAACGAGCGTGTGGCAAAAGTGAGGTTTTGTGTGATGCTGATGCCTCCCTGGAAGGGGTCTCCTGGTTGGCCTCTCCCGGGCTCCAGCCTTCTGCTCCCAGTCTTGCCACGGATGCAAGGCCTGTTCTTTGGGTTGCGGTGgcagctccatgtctctgctcCTCTTTAGGCCTCTCGTGAATTGCTGCTTTGTGTGGTAAGGTTCCTGAGGAGAAGGAAGCTCAAGCAACTACTTAAGAGGGAGAAGATGTTGAAGTTTGGCACCAGCCTGGTAAGAAGGGCCTGGaagccccaggctcagcctggagaaggcccctgagcgcggggctcagtgtgcggggctggcagctgtgcccctgcccgctgctgcagccagaggccgcgcgggctcttctccaggctgctgtgggcccgagccgggtgcccatggagccccggcgcggcggggctgcggggcggccccgcggctccccgggcagcagccggccctctgccccctgcggagcccggcgccagcagctgctggccgcgcctcagggctgtgcgggcaggggaggccggggctgggcgcagggagcgcccgccacaggggctgcgcccgcgccaagccttccctgctgccgctctctgcagctggcagaggacacgagccgagcggccgagcagctgcgccgggcccagCGCTACCTCCAGAGCccacaggagcccctgcgagaggcggccatcaggttcatgggtgagccacgaggccgggctccctccccggcccgccgcagctcggccccagccccgcccgctgccccggcagcgccatccgggcccggcgccgtggagccccgcctggcccgggcgctgctgccgccctctggcagccgtgcccttgggcggcagcgtgcggcaagggcccgggctgagccctgccgggccagcagggcgtgtggccgcagcgctggcagcgccgctggcagggagctgtgccgctggcagcgccgtgacaggctctgccTTCACAGGGTCTGCCAGGGTAT is part of the Passer domesticus isolate bPasDom1 chromosome 10, bPasDom1.hap1, whole genome shotgun sequence genome and harbors:
- the LOC135309358 gene encoding uncharacterized protein LOC135309358 encodes the protein MAGRFPGLLKVFRGKNKKGPAATPAQQPEEPERIQTLQDDASLDGTQAQKPGRGRFHRNLKMFRKFLRIQRRETGSSAAEGPAKPDSGLTELQAEPDVSLDSAELPEDLDTSETEIWAKALLTTMTEDAVITNSDIEESEGMTNTGTSPAPTVIHTAPMEFFEESAVPSQQQVPAIVRNIHQRLVSHDTVDARLQTDIVRLAEEHPVDVVLTLLRCAPTCDRAAAIMWKSIGSVGPALEKVLPTLLCVMEDWPVHSASTSDGDDTDVFALAATLVIWVIVSECHKAMIPYSGRLFVALLFHIVITTQQMPPEEAGHFWKACREEHRLPRKPSRFAVQAMKALLYRLRCDKEVMAVERKRGWDTLLRAHTQHYAVGLLAREMRRIFIPFCSLIALHLLKELHRADPYWDLPFLAFLVEVFECLDLCKCGDSILEIMSRCLQSECRERRRLALRALMVLSKDPLRARRMCSLSKNLVELLGDADGYVVSMTLSVLTNILENDHILISSTTAPQLAEALLPLFDCDDIHMQLLSLNLFFKVMDLVVKKGKKPLKRIVKQSLLPLFFHCHDANERVAKASRELLLCVVRFLRRRKLKQLLKREKMLKFGTSLLAEDTSRAAEQLRRAQRYLQSPQEPLREAAIRFMAIHTRKKGCTSHCSRNIQAQFTSRVEELSSSSGSSESVS